The DNA window CGTTGGTTCTTCAACAAAAGACGAAAAAGTAACCTGGTTCCTGGACAATTTTGACAGTGCCCTTACTGCGGTTTCTCCTATATCACCTGTATCACGGATTATGTTTTCAATATCATCAACTGATAAACCAGATGCTTTGGAAAGTGCTGTATAGAGAAGACTTTCACCGATACCAAGTTCCTGAGAACTCCATGAAGGAAATATCTGACCCATTATAAAATGTGTCACCACTGGTAACTCATCCGTATCTACTTTAGCCAGTAAATCTGCTACCTGGTCTGTCATCTCAAGGGAACTGGTAATTTTTTCTATATTCTTGCAGGCATCTGCGAATTGTTTGAAACTTGTCATATTGATACTAAATTTTTCATGGGTTTGGTGATATAAATTTTTGGCTGATTAATATTTAATCCCTGTAAATGGAAACTATGTCACTTAAAACCGCACTGGCTGTCTCGATAGAACCTGCTCCTCTGCCTGTTACAGTAACCGTACCTGAAAGGTCGGTCTGGATGGATGCTACATTCAAAGTACCTCCTACTGCCAGTGGACTGTCTTCAGGCACCAGCCTTGGAGCTACTCTTATCAGGTTGTCCTTAACTTCACCAATAAGTTTGATTACATAACCGTTATTCTGTGCAAGTAAAAGGGATTCTGGTGTTATCTTTGTAATGCCTGTAACATCTACGTCTTTATAAGAGAGACACATACCAAATACTGAGTTTGCCAGTATTACCAGTTTGCATGCAGAATCTATACCATCTACATCATAACTGGGGTCAGTTTCCGCAATCCCGAGTTCCTGAGATTCTGCAAGCATCTGTTCATAAGGTGCATTTTCCTCCATCATACGTGTCAGAATATAGTTACAGGTTCCATTCAGGATGCCTTCTACACTGATTACATCATTACCTGCAAGTACATCTTTTATAAGATTGATTATTGGCATCGCACCTCCGACAGTTGCCTCGAATCTGAAATTTGAACCTGAATTTCTGGACGCTTCCATTAGCTCATTGTATTTCAATGCCAGTGGTCCTTTATTTGATGTTACAACATCTTTGCCACTGTTGAAAGCTGACAACATATTTTTAAGACCAATGCCACCTGTATTAATATCTGTAGAAGTAGTCTCAATTACAAGGTCATGGTCAACTGATTCTATAATTTCAAGACTGGACTTATCTTCCAGTGCAACTGTACCCTTTTCACGTTTGCGAGCTAAAGCAGAAGATAAATCAATACCATCAGTATTAATTTCAGAACCCTTGGAATCAGAAATTGCTATAATTTTGATATCAAGACCGACGTTTTTTAGATAATCTTGTTTTTTCAACAATACTTCTGCTACTCCCTGTCCGACTGCTCCAAATCCGCTGATAGATGCACGTATCGTTTTCATTGCATCACTAACCTTTATGTAAATTAAGTTTCAATAGGCTCTACTACAAGCAGGTCTTTTTCTTTAGCGACCTCTTTCAGCAGGGAAATTGAATCATTCAATTCTTCTTTACCTACTGCATCAATTTTTAAAAAAGCCGAAGATGTCTGGTCTATTTTGGGCATGGATAATGTTAAATCCACTACTTCAGCATAGCCTGTTCTGTCTACTGTATCTATGGTATCTTGAATGTCATTGTGTACAATATGCCCTATCAGAACTACTGCACCACGCTCAACAAAACGCTGTTCTCCAACTTTTGCTACACCTATTCCTCGCTCTTTAAGTTGTGATTTTAGTTCATCAAGTTTTTCTGGGTCGATATCAATTACACATTGTACAGGAATCTTACTGCGGCGATTTTTTTCTTTTTCATGATGATGAACCACAGATATGAGATTTCCCTTTAAGTCCGATATGGGCTGCAGTGCCTGGAGCAATTGACCAGGTCTATCCTGTAATTCAATATCCATTGAAACTCTCATTTATACCCTCTTGGTTTTAACTATGATAAAGATAATTTCATAACTAATATTTTTTCGCTTTTCATTCATTGTTGTCATTCAATTCATCAACAATTCGTACTACATTACCACGACCCTTTTTAAATTTTTCAACATATCCCCTTTCTTCAAGATCAGATATCATAAGACTTATTTTTGCTTCTGAGTATTTCAATCTA is part of the Methanohalobium evestigatum Z-7303 genome and encodes:
- a CDS encoding homoserine dehydrogenase yields the protein MKTIRASISGFGAVGQGVAEVLLKKQDYLKNVGLDIKIIAISDSKGSEINTDGIDLSSALARKREKGTVALEDKSSLEIIESVDHDLVIETTSTDINTGGIGLKNMLSAFNSGKDVVTSNKGPLALKYNELMEASRNSGSNFRFEATVGGAMPIINLIKDVLAGNDVISVEGILNGTCNYILTRMMEENAPYEQMLAESQELGIAETDPSYDVDGIDSACKLVILANSVFGMCLSYKDVDVTGITKITPESLLLAQNNGYVIKLIGEVKDNLIRVAPRLVPEDSPLAVGGTLNVASIQTDLSGTVTVTGRGAGSIETASAVLSDIVSIYRD
- a CDS encoding amino acid-binding protein, which gives rise to MRVSMDIELQDRPGQLLQALQPISDLKGNLISVVHHHEKEKNRRSKIPVQCVIDIDPEKLDELKSQLKERGIGVAKVGEQRFVERGAVVLIGHIVHNDIQDTIDTVDRTGYAEVVDLTLSMPKIDQTSSAFLKIDAVGKEELNDSISLLKEVAKEKDLLVVEPIET